The Girardinichthys multiradiatus isolate DD_20200921_A chromosome Y, DD_fGirMul_XY1, whole genome shotgun sequence genome has a window encoding:
- the LOC124863760 gene encoding splicing factor U2AF 65 kDa subunit-like: protein MYFLPQASQSSGILFTANKMSDFEEFEKQLSENRQERERERHKKRSRSGSPGRGDKHRSWSKDRGSRSREKRSRSRDRKSRDRRSSSREHKKHSHSPRRTRKKKTCKYWDVPPLGFEHITPMQYKAMQAAGQIPTIALLATATTTGVAAAPTQVPIVGSQMTRQARRLYVGNIPFGVTEESMAEFFNAQMRLAGLSQAPSNPVLAVQINQDKNFAFLEFRSVDETTQAMAFDGIIFQGQSLKIRRPHDYRPLPGISEQPAFHVPGVVSTVVPDSPHKLFIGGLPNYLNDDQVKELLTSFGPLKAFNLVKDSATSLSKGYAFCEYVDISATDQAVSGLNGMQLGDKKLIVQRASVGAKNANPTSIIETPVTLQVPGLQRLQNSGMPTEVLCLLNMVMPEELVDDEDYEEILEDIREECCKYGNVRSIEIPRPVDGVEVPGCGKIFVEYVSPADCQKAMQALTGRKFANRVVVTKYYDPDMYHRHEF from the exons ATGTATTTTCTCCCTCAGGCGTCACAAAGCAGCGGTATTTTGTTCACAGCAAATAAAATGTCGGATTTCGAGGAGTTTGAGAAGCAGCTGAGTGAGAATCGACAAG aGAGGGAAAGAGAGAGGCACAAAAAGCGGAGTCGCAGTGGATCTCCGGGCCGCGGCGACAAGCATCGCAGCTGGAGCAAAGACAGAGGGAGCCGCAGCCGAGAGAAGAGGAGCCGCAGCCGTGACCGGAAGAGCCGGGACCGCCGCAGCTCCTCCCGGGAGCACAAGAAACACAG CCATTCACCGAGGcgaacaagaaagaaaaagactTGCAAATACTGGGATGTTCCTCCTCTAGGCTTTGAACACATCACACCAATGCAATACAAAGCTATGCAAG CGGCAGGTCAGATTCCAACAATAGCTCTGCTGGCAACAGCCACCACCACTGGAGTGGCTGCAGCGCCGACACAAGTGCCCATAGTTGGCAGTCAGATGACAAGACAAGCCCGACGCCTGTATGTTGGAAATATCCCGTTTGGTGTAACAGAG GAGTCAATGGCAGAGTTCTTCAACGCTCAGATGCGTCTCGCAGGCCTCTCCCAAGCGCCGAGCAACCCGGTTCTGGCGGTCCAGATCAATCAGGATAAAAACTTTGCTTTCCTAGAG TTCCGATCTGTTGATGAGACGACGCAGGCCATGGCCTTTGACGGGATCATTTTCCAGGGTCAGTCGTTGAAGATCAGACGGCCTCATGATTATCGTCCCTTACCTGGAATCTCAGAACAACCGGCTTTCCATGTTCCAG GTGTCGTCTCCACAGTCGTTCCTGACTCACCTCATAAACTATTCATCGGAGGCCTGCCTAATTACCTTAATGATGACCAG GTGAAGGAGCTCCTGACGTCATTTGGGCCACTTAAAGCCTTCAACCTGGTGAAAGACAGCGCCACATCTCTTTCAAAAGGTTACGCCTTCTGTGAATACGTTGACATCAGCGCCACTGATCAG GCTGTTTCTGGGCTCAACGGGATGCAGCTGGGCGACAAAAAGCTCATCGTCCAGAGGGCAAGTGTGGGAGCAAAAAATGCTAATCCT ACCTCCATCATAGAGACCCCGGTGACACTCCAGGTGCCCGGGCTCCAGAGGCTGCAGAACTCCGGCATGCCAACAGAAGTACTGTGCCTTCTCAACATGGTGATGCCGGAGGAGCTGGTGGACGACGAGGACTACGAGGAAATCCTGGAGGACATCCGGGAGGAGTGCTGCAAGTATGGAAACGTCCGTTCCATCGAGATTCCCCGACCCGTGGACGGCGTGGAGGTCCCCGGCTGTGGAAAG ATCTTTGTGGAGTATGTTTCTCCTGCAGACTGTCAGAAAGCCATGCAGGCCCTCACCGGCCGCAAGTTTGCTAACAGAGTGGTGGTGACCAAATACTATGATCCGGACATGTATCACAGACACGAGTTTTGA